The genomic stretch TCGAGGTCCACGGCACGTTCATGATCGGGCTCCCCGGTGAAACACGGGAAACGATCCGCGAAACGATCGACCTCGCCAGACGCCTCCCCAACGACTCGCTCCAGTTCAGCATCGCCACCCCGTTCCCCGGCACCGAGTTTTACACCCTGTGCGAGAAGAACGGCTTTCTCGTGACAAACGACTGGGCGAATTTCGACGGCAAATTCGGCGCCGTGATGAGCTACCCCGATCTCTCGAAGGACGAGATGGAGGAGATGCTGTTCTTCGCCCTCCAGACCTGCCAACCGCAGTATGGGAAGGCGGGGAGGACGCTCGCCGGAAAGCTGCTGCACGAGGCGCGCACCTCGGGCGTCGGGGCCGCCCTCGCGCACGGCGCGCGTTACCTGTTGAAGCAGGCGGGGATCTCACGGGCCTCGGGCGGCGGGATCACACTCTCGGGCCCCCTCAGGATGGGGCTTGGGTGGTATCCGGGAGGTACCGAGATCGGCAAGGAGGCGTACCTCACCGTCGAGCCGGGGACGGAGCGGGGGGGGCGCACCCTCGCCATGACCGCGAAAGCGGCGAAAGGAGCCGCCCCCTATCCGACACTCGAACTGAGCGCCGGGGGGGAACCGCTCGGATCGCTCGCGCTCTCTTCGGAATGGAGGACCGTCCGCGTCGCGCTTCCGGAGACGCGCCTCCCCCTCGAGATCAAAATCAGGGCCGATCGGACAACCAGGATCCCCCGGCCGGGGAAGCTCCCGAAATTCGTCGGCGCCACGGTTAGGGAACTCGCCGTCACGCGGTCGACGCCGAGATGAGCCCTCCCGCGAAGGCCCCCAACCTCGTTTCGCCGGACAACCGCGGCATCGGGTTCGCCGCGGAACGGGGCGTCAGATGAGAATGCTCTATCTTTGCCATCAGTACTGGCCGGCCCTTTGCGGTTCGGGGATCTTCTTCCAGGAGATGGCGGAGCGCCTCGCAAAGGAGGGGCACAGCGTCTCCGTCTTCACGACGGACGCCCTTCATTTCGAGAGGTTTGTGCGCCGGGACGGCGCGAGGGTCGTCGTACGCAGGGAGACGCGCGGCGGCGTCTCGATACGGCGGTTCCCCCTTCGCCACATCCCCAACTACGACCGCCTCCGGTGGCGCCTCAAACGCCTTCCGTTCCCGGCCGCCCCGCACCTCTTCGGCACCGGTTTCCTGCCCGGGATGGCGCGCGAAGGGCTGAGACACCACCGGGTGGATGCGGTGCACGCGGGCCTCGTGCCCTACGGGATGCTCCTCTACCTCGCGTGGAGGATCGCGCGGAGAGAAGGGGTTCCGCTGATCTACAGCCCGTTCGTCCATACGGGGGAACCGCACGACGAACGGGTGCTCAGGATCCACACCGATCCCGCCCAGATGAAACTCCTCGCCGAGGCGGATGCCGTCATCGCCCAGACCTCCATCGAGGCGGAGGCGCTGCGGCGGGCGGGCGTCCCCGCCGATACAATCAGGATCGTGGGAATGGGCGTCGACGCGGTCGGCCTGCGCGGAGGTGACGGGGAGCGGTTCAGAAGGGCGCACGGCCTGCGGGGAACCGTCCTCTTCTCCGTAGGCCCCAAGGCGCGGGACAAGGGCGCTGAGCAGACGGTGCGGGCCTTCGAGCGTCTCCTCGCCGACGGCCGCGACGTCTCACTCGTTCTCGCGGGGCCCACCTATGACTCCTTCAGATCGTTTCACGCGTCGCTCCCGCCGGCTGTCGGCGGACGCATCGCCATGCTCGAACGCGTCGAGGGCGAGGAGAAGCGGGATCTCTTCGCCGCGGGAGATATCTACGTGATGCCGTCGCGGAACGAGTCGTTCGGAATGGTCTACCTCGAAGCGTGGGCATGCGGCGTTCCGGTCATCGGCTGCGCGGCGGGAGGGGTGCCGGCGGTCGTGGAGGACGGGGCGGACGGGTTCCTCGTCCCGTTCGGCGACGTGGATCTCCTCGCCGACAGGATACGGCTCCTGCTCGACGCCCCGGAGAGACGCCGGGAGATGGGGAGACGGGGACGGGACAAGGTGGCGTCGCGATACACCTGGGAGATTCAATACGGCAAGGTGAAGCGGCTGTACGCCTCGCTGGGCCTGTTGGCGGGATGAGAACGGCGTCCTCGATCTCCATTCACCTGATGTGATGAGCAAGGGAGGGCGCCTTCGGCCCCCGCCTCTTCCGTATCCGGACCGCGGCCGCCGGCCTCCGATCCGGTCAGGCCTTCCCGAGGCGGTTCTTCAGTGCGGACTTCGCGCGCCCCAGGAAAGGGATGCGCCGGAGGGTGCGCCGAAGGGGGAGAAACAAGAGCTCCCGGACCATGCGCAACTCGGCCGGCGGGTCGGGTTTTCTCCACCCGCGCGCGGAACAGGCGATGCAGGCCGCCGGCGGCGTCCCGGCGATAAGTCTCCTCCGCAACTCCCTGAACCGCTCCCCGTTCCATATCTCCTTGAAACTCTGCGTTCGGAGACTGCCCATCGAATCGAACATCGCGCAGCATGGGATGACATCCCCTCCCGCGGTCACCACGGCCATCTTCCACGGGAGGAAGCAGTCCTTGAGGGCGTAGGTGCGCGGCGCGCCACGGAGATCCTTGAACGTCTCCATCTCCTGCGGGGCCTCGAACTGGTCGGGCGGGATCAGGGAGAACTCCACGCCGACCTCCCCGGCGACCGTGCGCGCGGCGTCGCTCCATTTCCTTCCCATCTCCCGATGGCGCCAGGCGACCGACTGGCCCTCCATCCCGCGGTACTCCGCCATCTGCTGGAGACCGACACGGGACACCCCGAGATCCCCCGCCAACCGGACCAGCTCCGGGAGCTCCTCGATCGTGTCCCGCATCCCGAGCGCCATGAACTCGATCCTCGGCGCGGAGCGCCCCTGCCTCTTCTTCTCCTCCCCGATACGCCGCACGGCGGCGACGAGCGTGGAGAGCTCCCCCCTCCGGCGTATCCTTCGGT from Chlamydiota bacterium encodes the following:
- a CDS encoding radical SAM protein; its protein translation is MAEQGRTAAGAAGTIGAWMLRPLVLRYLRSGFAPLPTLLQLEISSHCNLRCVMCAKTIGATNVVPDRLMPMGIFSALKSVLPFVEYVDLSGIWGEAFIKPDLYLEMLAVLKTHGIFVRTISNGTLIDGETAREIVRLGLDLLTVSVDAARPETYRRIRRRGELSTLVAAVRRIGEEKKRQGRSAPRIEFMALGMRDTIEELPELVRLAGDLGVSRVGLQQMAEYRGMEGQSVAWRHREMGRKWSDAARTVAGEVGVEFSLIPPDQFEAPQEMETFKDLRGAPRTYALKDCFLPWKMAVVTAGGDVIPCCAMFDSMGSLRTQSFKEIWNGERFRELRRRLIAGTPPAACIACSARGWRKPDPPAELRMVRELLFLPLRRTLRRIPFLGRAKSALKNRLGKA
- a CDS encoding glycosyltransferase family 4 protein, translated to MRMLYLCHQYWPALCGSGIFFQEMAERLAKEGHSVSVFTTDALHFERFVRRDGARVVVRRETRGGVSIRRFPLRHIPNYDRLRWRLKRLPFPAAPHLFGTGFLPGMAREGLRHHRVDAVHAGLVPYGMLLYLAWRIARREGVPLIYSPFVHTGEPHDERVLRIHTDPAQMKLLAEADAVIAQTSIEAEALRRAGVPADTIRIVGMGVDAVGLRGGDGERFRRAHGLRGTVLFSVGPKARDKGAEQTVRAFERLLADGRDVSLVLAGPTYDSFRSFHASLPPAVGGRIAMLERVEGEEKRDLFAAGDIYVMPSRNESFGMVYLEAWACGVPVIGCAAGGVPAVVEDGADGFLVPFGDVDLLADRIRLLLDAPERRREMGRRGRDKVASRYTWEIQYGKVKRLYASLGLLAG